One Gordonia sp. SID5947 genomic region harbors:
- a CDS encoding helix-turn-helix domain-containing protein, with protein sequence MRSLSPAPPPAGVEQLLKRLQTRVSELIRQSTLDDADLLRSLPSEIRQTELPSVTRRNLAVILRSIAENVGPDDEDLQPAREIAVQRADEGVPLSLVIQNWQRGFRRLWDEVSAVAHADETAEVTYLGTALLALVGTYTTTLAEAYEQEQVVLGSEKSGAGHLVARMLLDGQDARPYADRFQIELVKQYSVLALEIESTPDELVDDTTGRLVAGRRKMRKILGLTDFRRTRSMISTLGPAGGHLLLPVDPDDASTPYDTACDLVDRIHSAVGVMLRAGLVECVDVAELPSAGVLSTEVLRLSAGHPSERTVYRLADVALAYQLSRPSAAREHLRGMLAAVEPFPELIEFLECYLRCDMDRGRTARALAVHPNTVNNRLHRLTSLTGVDPSGFEGCRHSAPP encoded by the coding sequence ATGAGATCGCTATCACCCGCGCCGCCGCCCGCGGGCGTCGAACAGCTCCTCAAACGCCTGCAAACCCGCGTGTCCGAGCTCATTCGGCAATCGACCCTCGACGATGCCGACCTGCTCCGTTCGCTTCCCTCCGAGATCCGGCAGACCGAGCTCCCATCGGTGACCCGTCGGAATCTCGCGGTCATCCTGCGGTCGATCGCCGAGAACGTCGGTCCCGATGACGAGGATCTGCAACCCGCGCGCGAGATCGCCGTGCAGCGAGCGGATGAGGGCGTGCCGCTGTCGCTGGTGATCCAGAACTGGCAGCGTGGCTTCCGGCGGTTGTGGGACGAAGTGTCCGCGGTGGCACACGCCGACGAGACCGCTGAAGTCACCTATCTGGGCACCGCGCTACTGGCTTTGGTCGGGACGTATACGACGACCCTGGCCGAGGCGTACGAGCAGGAACAAGTGGTCCTCGGCAGTGAGAAGAGCGGCGCAGGTCACCTGGTTGCACGCATGCTGCTCGACGGTCAGGATGCCCGCCCATACGCCGACCGCTTTCAGATCGAGCTGGTCAAGCAGTACAGCGTGCTGGCGCTCGAGATCGAGTCGACACCGGACGAACTGGTCGACGACACCACCGGTCGGCTGGTCGCGGGCCGGCGAAAGATGCGAAAGATCCTCGGCTTGACCGACTTTCGCCGCACGAGATCGATGATCTCCACACTCGGTCCGGCCGGGGGACACCTTCTGCTACCCGTGGACCCCGATGACGCGTCGACGCCCTACGACACCGCCTGCGATCTGGTCGACCGGATCCACTCGGCGGTCGGGGTCATGCTGAGAGCGGGACTCGTGGAATGCGTAGACGTCGCGGAGCTCCCTTCCGCCGGCGTCCTCTCGACCGAGGTGTTGCGATTGTCGGCGGGACATCCGTCCGAGCGGACAGTCTACCGCCTCGCAGACGTCGCGCTCGCCTATCAGTTGTCCCGACCGTCCGCTGCTCGCGAACACCTGCGTGGCATGCTCGCAGCCGTCGAACCGTTTCCTGAGCTCATCGAGTTCCTCGAGTGCTATCTACGCTGCGACATGGATCGCGGCCGAACAGCGAGAGCGCTTGCGGTACATCCAAATACGGTCAATAATCGTCTGCACCGCCTCACCTCCCTCACCGGTGTCGACCCCAGCGGCTTCGAGGGGTGTCGGCATTCGGCGCCGCCTTGA
- a CDS encoding alkyl sulfatase dimerization domain-containing protein yields the protein MTTTNGDTLRSNAKPATRHTIDANRMVVDQLPFQDRKAYDDARRGFIATMDPLVITDESGRVVWDLEQYAFLQDDSPETVNPSLWRISQLHMTHGLFKVSDRIYQVRGFDISNMTVIVGETGYIIVDPLTSIECARAAMGLVYEHLGEKPIRAVIYTHSHADHFGGVKALVDEDDLVAGGVRVVAPIGFMEHTVSENVYAGNAMYRRAQYMYGQNLAVEATGMVSTGLGIALSQGQISLIEPTDLISASGQELVLDGVRIEFQFTPDSEAPAEMHFHLPEMRALCMAENVSHHMHNLYTPRGAQIRDAAAWSRYIDEAFRRYGDKTDVMFICHQWPVWGTEEIGDFLTEQRDLYRYIHDETLRLAAHGHTMVEIAEMIEFPEGLATSWTARGYYGTLNHNAKAVYQRYLGWFDGNPATLHPHPPVESAKRYVDFMGGADTVLAKARRSFEEGDYRWVAEVVNHVVFAEPTNVAARELQADTLEQLGYQAESAPWRNFYLTGAQDLREGVRTDEATLTTSDVLASMTTDMLLDYLAIRLNGPKASGRKFSVLVQVTDTEESRLAELIHGVLFCRPVDPHGETGADSTLRLTKSTLNGLALGAGTLAEGVRTGAVELSGDEELVYELFTLFDTFSRTFDIVTP from the coding sequence TTGACCACCACGAACGGAGATACCTTGCGCAGCAACGCGAAACCCGCAACCCGTCACACCATCGACGCCAACAGGATGGTCGTCGACCAGTTGCCCTTCCAGGATCGGAAGGCCTACGACGATGCACGACGCGGATTCATCGCCACGATGGACCCGCTGGTGATCACCGACGAATCGGGTCGGGTGGTGTGGGACCTCGAGCAGTACGCCTTCCTGCAGGACGATTCACCCGAGACCGTCAATCCCAGCCTGTGGCGGATCTCCCAGCTGCACATGACGCACGGCCTGTTCAAGGTCTCGGACCGGATCTACCAGGTCCGCGGGTTCGACATCTCGAACATGACCGTGATCGTGGGAGAGACCGGATACATCATCGTCGACCCTCTGACCTCTATTGAATGTGCCCGCGCGGCAATGGGATTGGTGTACGAGCACCTGGGCGAGAAGCCGATTCGCGCGGTCATCTACACCCACAGCCACGCCGATCATTTTGGTGGGGTCAAGGCACTCGTCGACGAAGACGACCTCGTCGCCGGTGGTGTGCGTGTGGTGGCTCCGATCGGCTTCATGGAGCACACGGTCAGCGAGAACGTGTACGCCGGCAACGCGATGTACCGGCGCGCGCAATACATGTACGGCCAGAACCTGGCGGTCGAGGCGACCGGAATGGTCTCGACCGGATTGGGAATCGCCTTGTCGCAAGGGCAGATCAGTCTGATCGAGCCCACCGATCTGATCTCCGCCAGCGGGCAGGAACTCGTGCTCGACGGTGTCCGGATCGAGTTCCAGTTCACGCCAGACTCCGAGGCGCCCGCCGAGATGCACTTCCACCTCCCGGAGATGCGCGCATTGTGTATGGCCGAGAACGTGTCTCACCACATGCACAACCTGTACACCCCGCGCGGGGCGCAGATCCGCGACGCGGCGGCCTGGAGCCGGTACATCGACGAGGCATTCCGGCGATACGGCGACAAGACCGACGTGATGTTCATCTGCCACCAATGGCCGGTGTGGGGAACCGAGGAGATCGGTGACTTCCTGACCGAGCAGCGGGACCTCTATCGCTACATCCACGACGAGACGCTGCGTCTGGCCGCACATGGACACACGATGGTCGAGATCGCGGAGATGATCGAGTTCCCCGAGGGACTCGCGACCTCGTGGACGGCTCGTGGGTACTACGGGACGCTCAACCACAATGCCAAGGCGGTCTACCAACGGTATCTGGGCTGGTTCGACGGCAATCCGGCCACTCTGCACCCACATCCGCCCGTCGAGTCGGCCAAACGCTACGTGGACTTCATGGGAGGCGCCGACACGGTCCTAGCCAAGGCGCGCAGATCATTCGAGGAGGGCGACTACCGCTGGGTTGCCGAGGTGGTCAACCACGTGGTCTTCGCCGAGCCCACCAACGTGGCGGCCCGCGAACTGCAGGCCGACACCTTGGAACAGCTCGGATATCAGGCGGAGTCTGCGCCGTGGCGCAACTTCTACCTGACGGGCGCTCAGGACCTTCGCGAGGGAGTGCGCACCGACGAGGCCACACTGACCACCTCCGATGTGCTCGCGTCGATGACGACCGACATGCTGCTCGACTACCTGGCGATCCGGCTCAACGGTCCCAAGGCGAGCGGACGGAAGTTCAGCGTGCTCGTCCAGGTCACCGATACCGAAGAGTCCCGTCTCGCGGAGCTGATCCACGGGGTGCTCTTCTGCAGGCCGGTCGACCCGCACGGGGAGACCGGCGCAGACAGCACGCTCCGGCTCACCAAGTCGACACTGAACGGCCTCGCCCTCGGGGCCGGCACCCTCGCCGAGGGGGTTCGCACCGGGGCGGTCGAGCTCTCGGGAGACGAGGAGTTGGTCTACGAACTGTTCACGCTGTTCGACACCTTCAGCCGCACCTTCGACATCGTCACTCCGTGA
- a CDS encoding NDMA-dependent alcohol dehydrogenase gives METKAAVLREVGEDWKIESVELADPVPGEVQVRLVASGMCHSDHHLRTGASPAPLPIVGGHEGSGVITKVGAGVTGLAEGDHVVTAFIPACGTCRPCSSGMQNLCDEGARLLTGQAIADDGFRVTANGEPVGQMCLLGTFSPYITVHQASIVKIEKDIPLEAAALLGCGVATGWGSATIAGGTKVGDTVVVVGCGGVGINGVQGAAAAGARHVVAVDPVGFKRDKALELGATHAFASMEEALEPVRELTWGTMADVTVVTVGELEGDMIQPAMNLTAKGGQVVVTGMGHFEDVAVTLSLFELTLLQKRLQGAIFGGTGPRTQIPALLNEYRSGALKLDELVTTTYKLEEINQGYADMLSGKNLRGLIRYTDADY, from the coding sequence ATGGAAACCAAGGCAGCAGTTCTGCGCGAAGTCGGCGAAGACTGGAAGATCGAGTCCGTGGAGCTCGCCGACCCGGTGCCGGGCGAGGTCCAGGTTCGGCTTGTCGCGTCCGGCATGTGCCACTCGGATCATCATCTGCGCACCGGTGCGAGCCCGGCGCCCCTTCCCATCGTCGGCGGCCATGAGGGATCCGGAGTGATCACCAAGGTCGGTGCCGGTGTCACCGGACTTGCCGAAGGTGACCATGTGGTCACCGCGTTCATTCCCGCGTGCGGCACCTGCCGGCCGTGTTCGAGTGGGATGCAGAACCTCTGCGACGAAGGTGCGCGGCTGCTGACCGGACAGGCGATCGCCGACGACGGATTCCGGGTCACCGCAAACGGGGAGCCAGTCGGACAGATGTGTCTGCTGGGCACCTTCTCGCCCTACATCACGGTGCATCAGGCCTCGATCGTGAAGATCGAGAAGGACATTCCACTCGAGGCGGCCGCGCTCCTGGGGTGCGGTGTCGCGACCGGGTGGGGATCGGCCACCATCGCCGGCGGTACCAAGGTCGGGGACACGGTCGTCGTGGTCGGCTGCGGTGGGGTGGGGATCAACGGTGTGCAGGGGGCCGCAGCAGCCGGCGCCCGTCACGTCGTCGCCGTCGACCCGGTGGGGTTCAAGCGGGACAAGGCCTTGGAACTCGGTGCCACACACGCCTTCGCCTCCATGGAGGAGGCGCTCGAACCGGTCCGCGAACTCACCTGGGGGACAATGGCCGACGTGACCGTGGTCACCGTCGGTGAGCTGGAAGGGGACATGATCCAGCCCGCGATGAACCTCACCGCCAAGGGTGGACAGGTGGTGGTGACCGGGATGGGGCACTTCGAGGATGTGGCGGTGACGCTGAGCCTGTTCGAACTCACCCTGCTGCAGAAGCGTCTGCAGGGTGCGATCTTCGGAGGGACCGGGCCGCGCACCCAGATTCCTGCGCTGCTGAACGAGTACCGGAGCGGCGCATTGAAATTGGATGAACTGGTGACGACAACCTACAAGCTCGAGGAGATCAATCAAGGGTACGCGGACATGTTGTCCGGGAAGAACCTCCGTGGGCTCATCCGGTACACCGACGCCGACTACTGA
- a CDS encoding long-chain fatty acid--CoA ligase — MLSTMQDAPLSIAQLLRHGSTVHGTAEVVTWTDAGARRRSYAEVGQRCAQLAHALRGLGVTGDERVATFMWNNAEHLEAYLAVPSMGAVLHTLNIRLFPEQLVFVANHGEDRVIIVDPTLLPLLNPQLPQLSTVKHIIVTGESAEGVDAPDGVQVHSYEQLIADQPTEFEWPEVDERSAAAMCYTSGTTGDPKGVAYSHRSIYMHSMQVCMTDGPALKQGDRALAVVPQFHAMSWGLPYAAFMIGASLIMPDRFLQPEPLAALIAAEKPTFAAAVPTIWLGLHQYLEQHPQDISCMHDVLIGGSAVPPSLMHTFDEDHDVQVLHAWGMTETSPLGSVARPPAGTEGEERWRYRYTQGRFPASVQARLVDDLGELVPNDGKTVGELEVRGPWIAGAYYGVEAPDKFHDGWLRTGDVGSITPDGYLTLTDRTKDIIKSGGEWISSVDLENAVMGHPDVIEAAVIGVPDAKWDERPLVAVVLRDGSDATADTLRDFLSDKVAKWQLPENWTVINEVPKTSVGKFDKKRLRTQYQDGDLDVTRI; from the coding sequence ATGCTCAGCACAATGCAAGACGCTCCCCTCTCGATTGCCCAACTCCTCCGCCACGGCAGCACCGTCCATGGCACCGCCGAGGTGGTCACCTGGACCGATGCCGGTGCTCGCCGCCGCAGCTACGCCGAGGTCGGGCAACGCTGCGCACAGCTGGCGCACGCGCTGCGCGGGCTGGGAGTGACCGGCGACGAGCGGGTCGCCACGTTCATGTGGAACAACGCCGAACACCTGGAGGCCTACCTCGCGGTGCCCTCGATGGGCGCGGTACTCCATACCCTCAACATCCGGCTGTTCCCGGAGCAACTGGTGTTCGTCGCCAACCACGGCGAAGATCGGGTCATCATCGTCGACCCCACCCTGCTCCCCCTGCTCAATCCACAGCTGCCGCAGCTGAGCACGGTCAAGCACATCATCGTGACCGGCGAATCGGCCGAGGGCGTCGACGCTCCCGACGGTGTGCAGGTGCATTCCTACGAGCAGTTGATCGCCGATCAGCCGACCGAGTTCGAGTGGCCTGAGGTCGACGAGCGTTCGGCAGCTGCCATGTGCTACACCTCTGGCACCACCGGTGACCCGAAAGGTGTTGCCTACTCGCATCGTTCGATCTACATGCACTCGATGCAGGTGTGCATGACCGACGGACCTGCACTCAAGCAGGGCGACCGTGCGCTGGCGGTGGTGCCGCAGTTCCATGCCATGTCGTGGGGGTTGCCCTACGCAGCGTTCATGATCGGGGCGTCGCTGATCATGCCCGACCGGTTCCTGCAGCCGGAGCCCCTCGCCGCGTTGATCGCCGCCGAGAAGCCGACCTTCGCCGCCGCGGTCCCCACGATCTGGCTCGGTTTGCACCAGTACCTCGAACAACATCCCCAGGACATCTCGTGCATGCACGACGTCCTCATCGGCGGGTCCGCGGTGCCACCGTCCCTGATGCACACCTTCGACGAGGACCACGACGTCCAGGTGCTGCACGCCTGGGGCATGACCGAGACGTCACCGCTGGGCTCGGTGGCCCGGCCGCCCGCCGGCACCGAGGGCGAAGAGCGCTGGCGCTACCGCTATACGCAGGGCCGCTTCCCCGCGTCGGTGCAGGCGCGGCTCGTCGACGATCTCGGCGAGCTCGTCCCCAACGACGGCAAGACCGTCGGTGAGCTCGAGGTCCGTGGGCCGTGGATAGCCGGCGCCTACTACGGGGTCGAGGCGCCGGACAAGTTCCACGACGGTTGGCTGCGCACCGGCGACGTCGGATCCATCACTCCCGACGGCTATCTCACCCTCACCGACCGCACCAAGGACATCATCAAATCCGGTGGTGAGTGGATCTCCTCGGTCGATCTCGAGAACGCCGTCATGGGCCACCCCGATGTCATCGAGGCGGCGGTCATCGGGGTGCCCGATGCCAAGTGGGACGAGCGGCCCCTGGTTGCCGTGGTGTTGCGCGACGGCTCCGACGCCACCGCCGACACGCTGCGCGACTTCTTGTCCGACAAGGTCGCCAAGTGGCAGCTGCCAGAGAACTGGACGGTGATCAACGAGGTCCCCAAGACCAGCGTCGGCAAGTTCGACAAGAAGCGTCTGCGTACGCAGTACCAGGACGGCGACCTCGACGTCACGCGGATCTGA
- a CDS encoding aldehyde dehydrogenase family protein — translation MKSEHFSDLYINGAWVASAGEATIEVINPADERVLAVVPDGTAADVDAAVSAAREAFASWSTTAPDKRAAYLQAVAQGIEDRADELIGLISDEMGTPRSFAAELQLPLPINSFRQVAEIGASYAYERTEGPSLIVREPIGVVGAITPWNYPLHQLAGKVAFALAAGNTVVVKPSEVAPLDAVILAEIIDSVGLPAGVFNLISGRGPTVGEALVSHPDVDMISFTGSTRAGRRVGELAAQGVKRVALELGGKSPNVMLDDADPTEVVPHAVQWAFLNSGQTCSALTRLLVPRDKLGEVEQIAKQVAEAITVGAPAAEDTVLGPLVSQAQLERVRGHIEKGIAEGAALITGGAEPIPDLPVGFYVRPTVFSDVTTDMSIHREEIFGPVLVLVPYDTESDAIRIANDTEYGLAASVWSADPERARTVAGRIRAGQIAINGADFNPNAPFGGHKQSGNGREFGTHGLEEFLEVKAIQV, via the coding sequence GTGAAATCTGAGCATTTCTCCGACTTGTACATCAATGGCGCATGGGTCGCCTCGGCCGGCGAAGCCACGATCGAGGTCATCAATCCCGCGGACGAACGCGTCCTCGCCGTGGTGCCCGACGGCACGGCTGCCGATGTCGATGCTGCCGTGAGCGCGGCACGAGAGGCGTTCGCCTCGTGGTCGACCACCGCCCCGGACAAGCGTGCCGCCTACCTGCAGGCCGTTGCTCAGGGCATCGAGGACCGTGCCGATGAGCTCATCGGGTTGATCTCCGACGAGATGGGCACCCCGCGCAGCTTTGCCGCCGAACTGCAGTTGCCGTTGCCGATCAACAGCTTTCGGCAGGTGGCCGAGATCGGCGCGAGCTACGCGTACGAACGGACCGAAGGACCGTCGCTCATCGTGCGGGAGCCCATCGGGGTGGTCGGGGCGATCACGCCGTGGAACTATCCGCTCCACCAACTCGCGGGCAAGGTGGCGTTCGCGCTGGCAGCCGGCAACACGGTGGTCGTCAAACCCAGTGAGGTCGCGCCGCTGGACGCGGTGATCCTGGCTGAGATCATCGACTCAGTCGGTCTGCCCGCCGGCGTGTTCAACCTGATCAGTGGTCGCGGTCCAACGGTCGGTGAAGCGCTCGTGTCCCACCCCGATGTCGACATGATCTCGTTCACCGGTTCCACCCGGGCTGGTCGGCGGGTGGGCGAGCTCGCCGCGCAGGGCGTCAAGCGGGTGGCGCTCGAACTCGGCGGCAAGAGTCCCAACGTGATGCTCGACGACGCCGACCCCACCGAAGTGGTCCCGCATGCCGTGCAGTGGGCATTCCTGAACTCGGGCCAGACCTGCTCGGCGTTGACGCGGCTGCTGGTGCCGCGAGACAAACTGGGCGAGGTGGAACAGATCGCCAAGCAGGTCGCCGAAGCCATCACCGTCGGAGCGCCCGCCGCCGAAGACACGGTCCTCGGACCGCTGGTGTCGCAGGCGCAGCTGGAGCGAGTGCGCGGCCATATCGAGAAGGGAATCGCCGAGGGCGCCGCGCTGATCACCGGTGGCGCCGAGCCGATCCCCGACCTGCCGGTCGGGTTCTACGTTCGGCCGACGGTCTTCTCGGACGTCACCACCGACATGTCGATTCATCGCGAAGAGATCTTCGGTCCGGTGTTGGTGCTCGTCCCTTACGACACCGAGAGCGATGCGATTCGGATCGCCAACGACACCGAGTACGGGCTGGCGGCGTCGGTGTGGTCGGCCGACCCTGAACGTGCGCGAACGGTCGCCGGCAGGATCCGGGCGGGACAGATCGCGATCAACGGCGCGGACTTCAACCCGAACGCGCCGTTCGGTGGGCACAAGCAATCGGGCAACGGTCGCGAATTCGGCACTCACGGGCTGGAGGAGTTCTTGGAGGTGAAGGCGATTCAGGTCTAG
- a CDS encoding DUF1990 domain-containing protein, translating into MTQQRQPLDAKTEQRLRRASLTYPEVGASSGRLPVGYRHLNESVDVGAGAADFTLARRALFEWQVQLRAGVAVASSDRTVEQDGVAVLTIGIGRVGVRAPVRIVEVLDDERRAAFAYGTLPGHPECGEERFALEHHADDTVTFTVTAFSRPHSRLARVAGPVGHLAQALITRRYQRSLIS; encoded by the coding sequence ATGACCCAACAACGGCAACCACTGGACGCGAAAACCGAACAGCGACTTCGGCGAGCTTCCCTGACATATCCGGAAGTTGGCGCTTCCAGTGGTCGACTCCCCGTCGGCTACCGCCATCTGAACGAGAGCGTTGATGTCGGCGCCGGCGCCGCAGACTTCACCCTCGCGCGCCGGGCACTCTTCGAATGGCAGGTACAGCTGCGGGCCGGCGTGGCGGTCGCAAGTTCGGACAGAACCGTCGAGCAGGATGGTGTCGCCGTGCTGACGATCGGCATTGGGCGCGTGGGTGTTCGGGCTCCCGTCCGGATCGTCGAGGTGCTCGACGACGAACGCCGCGCCGCCTTCGCGTACGGAACGCTCCCCGGACATCCCGAGTGTGGCGAGGAACGCTTTGCGCTCGAACACCATGCAGACGACACGGTCACCTTCACGGTGACGGCCTTCTCGCGACCGCACAGCCGACTCGCGCGCGTTGCCGGCCCAGTGGGCCACCTCGCTCAGGCGCTCATCACGCGCCGGTACCAGCGGTCGTTGATATCGTGA
- a CDS encoding MFS transporter, with product MDHSITQHRGEPTSIAPPPPEQEARRDGLRRGRLPAPVVGGRRAWMITGLLMVLMMINFADKAVLGLSATSIREEFGITAEQYGTISSAFFLLFSIAALVVGHLADRFSTSKVLFVLALIWSVSMLPVIGPAGFTVLLVSRIVLGAAEGPAFGVAQHALHKWFEDADRSIPTALLTIATSVGIIVGAPALSWMIVNHGWRSAFILVAVIGLVWSAVWLVVGREGPVDVHSSSARSQFTRPIDRMHVPLWQILVSPTWLGCALSSFAAYWSVSLLIAWLPAFLTDDLGYSKTETGFIATLPWIVAVITLLVQGLAVQRLMHNGVSSRLARGVLPGIILLASGVCTLGFVYVPESGFTIVLVALGLGLSGAVFAAATTVCGEIAPIGQRGAVLGAFVAVYSLAGVIAPFVAGVFVGSAEDATDTGYSQVFGLTGLIVIVGGVLAVTLIRPERDKARLAAAGRTIN from the coding sequence ATGGATCATTCGATCACCCAGCACCGCGGTGAGCCAACGTCGATCGCGCCGCCACCACCGGAGCAGGAGGCACGTCGTGACGGCCTCCGCCGCGGACGTCTGCCGGCACCGGTCGTCGGTGGCCGGCGGGCGTGGATGATCACCGGCCTGCTGATGGTGTTGATGATGATCAACTTCGCCGACAAGGCGGTCCTGGGACTGTCGGCGACCAGCATCCGCGAGGAGTTCGGAATCACCGCCGAGCAGTACGGCACCATCTCGAGCGCGTTTTTCCTCCTGTTCAGCATCGCGGCACTGGTCGTCGGTCATCTCGCGGACCGCTTCAGCACCAGCAAAGTGCTGTTCGTCCTCGCGTTGATCTGGTCGGTGTCGATGCTGCCGGTCATCGGGCCTGCGGGGTTCACCGTGCTGCTGGTGTCGCGAATCGTGTTGGGGGCAGCCGAAGGACCCGCCTTCGGGGTAGCGCAGCATGCGCTCCACAAGTGGTTCGAGGACGCCGATCGAAGCATTCCGACGGCCCTGCTCACCATCGCCACCTCGGTCGGGATCATCGTCGGTGCGCCCGCCCTGTCGTGGATGATCGTGAATCATGGATGGCGGTCGGCCTTCATCCTCGTCGCCGTCATCGGCTTGGTGTGGAGCGCAGTGTGGCTGGTCGTCGGTCGTGAGGGCCCGGTCGACGTCCACAGTTCATCGGCACGGTCGCAGTTCACGCGCCCCATCGATCGGATGCACGTGCCGCTGTGGCAGATCCTCGTGTCGCCGACCTGGCTGGGATGTGCACTGAGTTCCTTTGCCGCGTACTGGTCGGTGTCGCTGTTGATTGCATGGCTACCCGCCTTTCTGACCGATGATCTCGGCTACAGCAAGACCGAGACCGGGTTCATCGCGACCCTGCCCTGGATCGTCGCGGTGATCACGCTGCTGGTCCAAGGCCTGGCAGTCCAGCGCCTGATGCACAACGGCGTGTCCAGCCGCTTGGCGCGAGGTGTTCTGCCCGGCATCATCCTGCTCGCATCGGGTGTGTGCACCCTCGGCTTTGTCTACGTGCCGGAGAGCGGCTTCACGATCGTTCTGGTCGCGCTGGGACTGGGACTGTCTGGCGCCGTCTTCGCCGCCGCGACCACCGTGTGTGGCGAGATCGCCCCGATCGGCCAGCGTGGAGCGGTCCTCGGCGCATTCGTCGCGGTCTACAGCCTCGCCGGCGTCATCGCACCGTTCGTCGCCGGTGTGTTCGTCGGATCGGCGGAGGACGCCACCGACACCGGCTACAGCCAGGTGTTCGGCCTCACCGGACTCATCGTCATCGTCGGTGGGGTGCTCGCCGTGACACTGATCCGTCCGGAACGCGACAAGGCCCGGCTGGCCGCCGCGGGGCGAACCATCAACTGA